Proteins encoded together in one Marinobacter sp. Arc7-DN-1 window:
- a CDS encoding thiamine-binding protein, protein MYLSVQLSCYPLKEEYKQPIRDLIARLEQTGLEVYPGRMSTEIFGGYDEVMKVLSDTMKWSFETYGKSVFVAKIMEGDRRPK, encoded by the coding sequence ATGTATCTTTCTGTACAACTAAGCTGTTATCCCCTGAAAGAAGAGTATAAACAGCCTATACGGGACCTCATCGCCCGGCTCGAGCAAACCGGGCTGGAAGTTTATCCCGGGCGCATGAGCACGGAAATTTTCGGCGGCTATGATGAGGTTATGAAGGTTCTCTCGGATACCATGAAATGGTCATTCGAGACTTACGGCAAATCCGTCTTCGTGGCAAAGATCATGGAGGGCGACCGGAGACCGAAATGA